A section of the Primulina eburnea isolate SZY01 chromosome 1, ASM2296580v1, whole genome shotgun sequence genome encodes:
- the LOC140813714 gene encoding expansin-B15-like yields MALTSRYSLLAYLATILFVVPNLCYCFNPKLLNVSRIQTESGWSTARASWYGDPYGAGSSGGACGYENDVSTPPYSSLITAAASSLFNSGAGCGLCYQVKCTTHRACSGNPVTVVVTDECPGCDPQSIQFDLSGTSFGTMSNSGEAGQLRSVGIQDIKYKRVACNFHGVSVAFRVDAGSNQNYFAVLILFENGYGLSKVELKQAGYGGAWRPMQRSWGSVWRLNVGSGLQPPFSMRLTSGGGSGKTIVATDVIPADYDTGKTYRSTVNF; encoded by the exons ATGGCCTTAACTTCGCGTTATTCTCTTTTAGCATACTTAGCAACAATCTTATTTGTCGTACCAAACTTGTGCTATTGTTTCAATCCAAAGCTCCTAAATGTGTCAAGAATTCAGACCGAGTCGGGATGGTCTACCGCGCGAGCTAGTTGGTACGGGGATCCCTATGGCGCAGGAAGTAGTG GGGGTGCATGCGGGTACGAAAATGATGTTTCGACGCCGCCGTATTCTTCCCTGATAACGGCCGCCGCTTCTTCTCTTTTCAACTCCGGCGCGGGATGTGGGTTATGTTATCAG GTGAAATGTACAACGCATAGAGCTTGCTCCGGGAACCCCGTGACCGTGGTTGTAACGGACGAGTGCCCCGGCTGTGACCCGCAGTCGATTCAATTTGATTTAAGCGGCACTTCGTTCGGAACCATGTCGAATTCCGGCGAAGCTGGTCAGCTTAGGAGTGTGGGAAttcaagatataaaatataagaG AGTAGCATGCAACTTTCATGGCGTATCTGTGGCGTTTCGGGTCGACGCCGGCTCCAACCAAAATTACTTCGCGGTACTCATTTTATTCGAAAATGGGTATGGTCTCTCCAAAGTCGAGCTGAAACAGGCGGGTTACGGTGGCGCGTGGCGTCCCATGCAGAGATCTTGGGGTTCTGTGTGGAGGTTGAACGTGGGATCAGGCCTGCAGCCGCCGTTTTCGATGCGGTTGACTTCCGGAGGCGGTTCCGGCAAGACTATTGTGGCTACTGATGTTATACCTGCTGATTATGATACGGGAAAGACTTATAGATCCACTGTCAACTTTTGA
- the LOC140838645 gene encoding scarecrow-like protein 22, giving the protein MRGMPLPFDFEGPGVLDLERVVEKSGFFTDCGTLSFDFFKKNCFLDSSFVEPTSVLDSARISSRPTSSSTLSSSFCGGGGGAPSSTDTAGVAAVSDTNPSPKWQQDSTTATSSNVARVDSELLPVPTSLETGIAFGGGVVNEEKCAMEDWESVLSESVAVSPTQEQSILRMIMGDAEDPGMGNLNKGLQFSGGGSSAAAEFEFSAGFGAVDQSFGGDQFGAHFMPTFQNFPNSSNRSNAENFVLSSIVSKMKPPIFNPQLMMNQHQIQQSQNLSFNLPLTFVQHQEQNLFVAPQSKRLNTGTICGGLDPRGQILKGSYEDTGQQELFVSRQQAIPHQLQLLPQYLQHRPIGSGQKPKIGGGDEPGHCLQQQQQAIIDQLYKAAELVQTGNPVLAQEILARLNHQFSPIDKPFHRAAFYCKEALQLLLQTNNNLDLCTTTSSPFSLIFKIGAYKAFSEISPLVQFTHFTCNQALLEAFDGFHRIHIVDFDIGYGGQWASLIQELALRNEGTSSLKITVLASPSTHDQIELGLTRENIVQFASEINVAFEFEVMSIDSLNSGSWSQCWHTSDGEVVAVNLPVGSLVNFQLPVPLVLHFVKQLSPRIVVSVDRGCDRTDLSFANHMIHALQSYSNLLESLDAANMNADATQKIERFFIHPGIEKVVTGRFRYPEKTQHWRTMFLSSGFSPVTFSNFTESQAECLIKKTPIRGFQVEKRQSSLTLCWQRKELISASAWRC; this is encoded by the exons ATGAGGGGGATGCCCTTACCCTTTGATTTTGAGGGGCCGGGGGTGTTGGATTTGGAGCGGGTTGTGGAGAAAAGTGGTTTTTTTACTGATTGTGGCACCCTTTCGTTtgattttttcaagaaaaattgtTTCTTGGATAGCAGTTTTGTTGAGCCCACGTCTGTCCTGGATTCTGCAAGGATTTCTAGCCGGCCCACATCTTCCTCAACCCTGTCTTCTTCTTTCTGTGGCGGTGGTGGCGGTGCCCCATCATCTACCGACACGGCGGGGGTGGCGGCGGTTTCGGACACAAACCCATCTCCCAAGTGGCAGCAAGATTCGACTACTGCCACCAGCTCCAATGTCGCACGAGTTGATTCCGAACTCCTCCCTGTTCCGACGTCTCTTGAGACCGGAATAGCCTTCGGCGGCGGTGTTGTAAACGAGGAGAAATGTGCTATGGAGGATTGGGAGAGTGTGCTGTCGGAGTCTGTCGCTGTTTCTCCGACTCAAGAACAGTCTATTCTCCGGATGATCATGGGGGATGCGGAGGATCCTGGAATGGGAAATCTGAATAAGGGTCTTCAATTTAGCGGTGGTGGCAGTTCAGCTGCGGCGGAGTTTGAGTTCAGTGCGGGGTTTGGAGCTGTGGATCAAAGCTTCGGTGGTGACCAATTTGGCGCACATTTCATGCCAACATTTCAAAATTTCCCCAATAGTAGTAATAGATCCAATGCCGAAAATTTTGTTTTGTCTTCAATCGTCTCAA AAATGAAGCCTCCCATTTTCAATCCCCAACTGATGATGAACCAGCACCAAATTCAGCAATCTCAGAACCTCTCGTTTAACTTACCTCTAACGTTTGTACAACACCAAGAGCAGAATCTTTTTGTGGCTCCTCAGTCGAAAAGGCTCAACACGGGGACTATTTGTGGTGGCCTCGATCCCCGTGGCCAAATATTGAAAGGTTCTTATGAGGATACAGGGCAACAAGAGTTGTTCGTTAGTAGACAGCAGGCAATTCCTCATCAGCTTCAGTTACTTCCCCAATATCTGCAACATAGGCCCATCGGTTCAGGGCAGAAGCCAAAAATTGGCGGTGGGGATGAACCAGGACATTGCCTCCAGCAACAACAGCAGGCAATAATCGACCAGCTGTACAAGGCTGCGGAGCTGGTTCAGACGGGGAATCCTGTACTCGCGCAAGAGATATTGGCGCGGCTCAATCACCAGTTCTCTCCCATTGATAAGCCTTTTCATCGGGCTGCTTTTTATTGCAAGGAGGCGTTGCAATTGCTCCTCCAAACTAACAACAATCTTGACCTGTGTACCACCACTTCTTCCCCATTTAGTCTCATTTTCAAGATTGGTGCTTATAAGGCCTTCTCTGAGATTTCACCCCTAGTACAATTTACCCATTTTACTTGCAATCAAGCCCTCCTAGAAGCCTTTGACGGATTCCATAGAATTCATATTGTGGATTTTGATATTGGATATGGTGGACAATGGGCCTCTCTCATTCAGGAGCTAGCACTAAGGAACGAGGGCACGTCGTCTTTGAAGATCACTGTACTTGCCTCACCCTCGACTCATGATCAGATAGAGCTCGGACTCACTCGGGAAAATATTGTCCAGTTTGCTAGTGAAATAAATGTAGCATTTGAGTTCGAGGTTATGAGCATCGATTCTTTGAATTCCGGTTCATGGTCTCAGTGTTGGCACACATCCGATGGTGAAGTGGTTGCTGTGAATCTTCCCGTTGGTTCCCTTGTCAATTTCCAGTTGCCGGTTCCTTTAGTCTTGCACTTTGTGAAACAATTGTCACCAAGAATTGTTGTTTCTGTGGACCGAGGATGTGACAGAACCGATCTTTCATTTGCCAACCATATGATTCACGCCCTTCAATCGTATTCCAACCTCCTCGAGTCACTGGATGCAGCTAATATGAATGCGGATGCCACGCAAAAGATCGAGAGGTTTTTTATCCATCCGGGAATCGAAAAGGTTGTCACGGGGCGTTTTCGTTATCCTGAAAAGACACAGCATTGGAGGACTATGTTTCTATCTTCCGGCTTCTCCCCAGTAACATTTAGCAATTTCACCGAATCACAAGCCGAATGTCTCATAAAGAAAACCCCCATAAGAGGATTCCAGGTAGAAAAGAGACAGTCATCACTCACCCTATGTTGGCAACGGAAGGAGTTGATCTCTGCTTCGGCTTGGAGATGCTAA
- the LOC140838653 gene encoding flavin-containing monooxygenase FMO GS-OX-like 7 isoform X2, with translation MEVAVIGAGVSGLATARALKSSGHRIVVFEKLNQLGGTWSFDPRVESDPLGLDPTREIVHGSLYKSLCTNLPRQLMGFSDYPFPESKNGCSGDYFPGHEEVLKFLTDFAAEFGLVELIRFDCEVVRVEQVDSRNDRWLIESICSNQKSEEIFDAVVVCNGHHTQPRVATLPGIEKWPGKQMHSHNYRVPEPFEDQIVVVIGEGPSAIDISRDICDVAREVHLSSRSPNVEVSKLVSGNNMWQHSMIDYVNENGEVAFQDGALVQADIILHCTGYNYSFPFLKTDGIVNVEDNRVGPLYKHIFPPKLAPNLSFVGLPYQDFYHRKRRWWPRSKSTTGRWRPKGYRNTTRIASILSLSTWTG, from the exons ATGGAGGTGGCAGTGATTGGAGCCGGTGTCTCTGGCCTGGCCACCGCCAGAGCACTCAAAAGTTCCGGCCACCGCATTGTGGTCTTCGAAAAGCTGAACCAACTCGGCGGCACATGGTCGTTCGATCCCCGAGTGGAATCCGATCCATTAGGCCTCGACCCCACCAGAGAAATTGTACATGGCAGCCTATATAAGTCACTCTGCACCAATCTTCCCAGGCAACTCATGGGATTTTCGGACTACCCATTTCCCGAGAGCAAAAATGGGTGTTCGGGCGATTATTTTCCGGGTCATGAAGAGGTGCTCAAGTTCTTGACCGACTTCGCTGCGGAGTTCGGACTGGTTGAGCTGATTAGGTTTGATTGTGAAGTTGTCAGGGTCGAGCAGGTCGACTCGAGGAATGATCGGTGGCTAATCGAGTCGATATGTAGCAATCAGAAATCGGAAGAGATTTTTGATGCGGTCGTTGTTTGTAATGGTCATCATACTCAACCAAGAGTGGCCACTCTACCAG GTATAGAAAAATGGCCAGGGAAACAGATGCACAGTCACAATTATCGAGTTCCCGAGCCATTTGAGGATCAG ATTGTTGTGGTTATTGGAGAAGGACCTAGTGCAATAGACATTTCTAGAGACATATGTGATGTTGCCAGAGAAGTTCATCTTTCATCAAGATCTCCCAATGTTGAAGTTTCCAAGTTGGTTTCTGGGAATAATATGTGGCAGCATTCAATG ATTGATTATGTAAATGAAAATGGAGAAGTTGCATTTCAAGACGGGGCTTTGGTTCAGGCAGATATCATCCTCCATTGTACAGG GTACAACTATAGTTTCCCATTCTTGAAAACGGATGGGATTGTAAATGTGGAAGATAATCGTGTTGGACCCCTTTACAAGCATATATTTCCTCCGAAGCTTGCTCCTAACCTCTCCTTCGTCGGACTTCCCTATCAG GACTTCTACCATCGAAAGAGGAGATGGTGGCCGAGGTCGAAGAGCACTACAGGCAGATGGAGGCCAAAGGGATACCGCAACACCACACGCATTGCCTCCATCTTAAG TTTGAGTACCTGGACTGGCTAG
- the LOC140838653 gene encoding flavin-containing monooxygenase FMO GS-OX5-like isoform X1 → MEVAVIGAGVSGLATARALKSSGHRIVVFEKLNQLGGTWSFDPRVESDPLGLDPTREIVHGSLYKSLCTNLPRQLMGFSDYPFPESKNGCSGDYFPGHEEVLKFLTDFAAEFGLVELIRFDCEVVRVEQVDSRNDRWLIESICSNQKSEEIFDAVVVCNGHHTQPRVATLPGIEKWPGKQMHSHNYRVPEPFEDQIVVVIGEGPSAIDISRDICDVAREVHLSSRSPNVEVSKLVSGNNMWQHSMIDYVNENGEVAFQDGALVQADIILHCTGYNYSFPFLKTDGIVNVEDNRVGPLYKHIFPPKLAPNLSFVGLPYQTLVFLHIDLQAKWVSHILSGLGLLPSKEEMVAEVEEHYRQMEAKGIPQHHTHCLHLKFEYLDWLVNQVGLEGVCERVKIISSSYYKFAADNGLWKAKDWKPGNGIKESLSVD, encoded by the exons ATGGAGGTGGCAGTGATTGGAGCCGGTGTCTCTGGCCTGGCCACCGCCAGAGCACTCAAAAGTTCCGGCCACCGCATTGTGGTCTTCGAAAAGCTGAACCAACTCGGCGGCACATGGTCGTTCGATCCCCGAGTGGAATCCGATCCATTAGGCCTCGACCCCACCAGAGAAATTGTACATGGCAGCCTATATAAGTCACTCTGCACCAATCTTCCCAGGCAACTCATGGGATTTTCGGACTACCCATTTCCCGAGAGCAAAAATGGGTGTTCGGGCGATTATTTTCCGGGTCATGAAGAGGTGCTCAAGTTCTTGACCGACTTCGCTGCGGAGTTCGGACTGGTTGAGCTGATTAGGTTTGATTGTGAAGTTGTCAGGGTCGAGCAGGTCGACTCGAGGAATGATCGGTGGCTAATCGAGTCGATATGTAGCAATCAGAAATCGGAAGAGATTTTTGATGCGGTCGTTGTTTGTAATGGTCATCATACTCAACCAAGAGTGGCCACTCTACCAG GTATAGAAAAATGGCCAGGGAAACAGATGCACAGTCACAATTATCGAGTTCCCGAGCCATTTGAGGATCAG ATTGTTGTGGTTATTGGAGAAGGACCTAGTGCAATAGACATTTCTAGAGACATATGTGATGTTGCCAGAGAAGTTCATCTTTCATCAAGATCTCCCAATGTTGAAGTTTCCAAGTTGGTTTCTGGGAATAATATGTGGCAGCATTCAATG ATTGATTATGTAAATGAAAATGGAGAAGTTGCATTTCAAGACGGGGCTTTGGTTCAGGCAGATATCATCCTCCATTGTACAGG GTACAACTATAGTTTCCCATTCTTGAAAACGGATGGGATTGTAAATGTGGAAGATAATCGTGTTGGACCCCTTTACAAGCATATATTTCCTCCGAAGCTTGCTCCTAACCTCTCCTTCGTCGGACTTCCCTATCAG ACACTTGTGTTTCTGCATATTGACTTACAAGCAAAGTGGGTTTCCCATATTTTATCGGGTTTAGGACTTCTACCATCGAAAGAGGAGATGGTGGCCGAGGTCGAAGAGCACTACAGGCAGATGGAGGCCAAAGGGATACCGCAACACCACACGCATTGCCTCCATCTTAAG TTTGAGTACCTGGACTGGCTAGTTAATCAAGTGGGATTGGAAGGAGTGTGTGAAAGGGTCAAAATAATAAGCAGCAGCTACTACAAATTTGCCGCTGATAATGGTTTATGGAAGGCCAAAGACTGGAAACCTGGCAATGGCATCAAAGAATCTCTTAGTGTTGATTAA